A single window of Fischerella sp. PCC 9605 DNA harbors:
- a CDS encoding carotenoid oxygenase family protein, whose product MQTFEVQEQVFTASAKSYNRNDWQGGYKSLKQEFDYWIDNIEGHIPTELNGTLFRNGPGLLDVNGQPVHHPFDGDGMISRITFSNGRAHFRNRFVRTAEYLQEQKAGKILYRGVFGTQKPGGWLANAFDFKLKNIANTNVIYSGGKLLALWEAAEPHRLDPYTLETLGKEYFNGVLSEGEAFGAHPRFDPSSHFDDGEPCLVNFSIKPGLSTTITIFELDTTGKVVRKHAHSVPDFAFIHDFAITPNYCIFFQNPVAFNPIPFALGMRGAGECIKFQPNQPTRIIIIPRRSPLKSPLNKGGKTEVEILETHSGFVFHHVNAFEQDNEIIIDSICYESLPEVEPESDFRQVDFEALKPGQIWRFHLNPHKKTVQRQLLESRCCEFPSVHPQKVGRPYRYFYIGAAHAPSGNAPLQAFLKIDLESGERQLWSAAPRGYASEPVFVRRPNSQNEDDGWVLALVYDAACDRSDVVILDARNFNQGPIARLHLKHHIPYGLHGNFTSEVFLA is encoded by the coding sequence ATGCAGACTTTTGAAGTTCAAGAACAAGTTTTTACAGCTTCCGCAAAATCTTACAACCGTAATGATTGGCAAGGGGGATATAAGTCTCTAAAACAAGAGTTCGATTATTGGATAGATAACATAGAAGGACACATTCCAACCGAACTCAACGGTACGCTGTTTAGAAATGGTCCTGGTTTATTGGATGTAAATGGACAACCAGTTCATCACCCATTTGATGGGGATGGAATGATTAGTCGCATCACATTCTCAAATGGTCGTGCTCACTTCCGCAATCGCTTTGTTCGCACTGCTGAGTATCTGCAGGAACAAAAAGCAGGGAAAATTCTTTATCGCGGTGTCTTTGGTACACAAAAACCAGGTGGTTGGTTGGCTAACGCCTTTGACTTTAAACTCAAAAATATTGCCAATACAAATGTTATTTATTCGGGTGGTAAACTGCTAGCTCTTTGGGAAGCAGCTGAACCCCATCGCCTCGATCCTTATACACTGGAAACTTTAGGCAAAGAATACTTCAACGGTGTTCTTTCAGAAGGTGAAGCTTTTGGCGCACATCCACGCTTCGATCCCAGCAGTCACTTTGATGATGGTGAACCTTGCTTGGTAAACTTTTCTATCAAGCCGGGACTGTCTACGACAATTACTATTTTTGAGCTAGATACAACTGGTAAAGTTGTCAGAAAGCACGCTCATAGTGTTCCCGATTTTGCTTTCATCCACGATTTTGCGATTACCCCCAACTACTGTATATTCTTTCAAAATCCCGTCGCTTTCAATCCCATACCTTTTGCATTGGGAATGCGGGGTGCAGGAGAATGTATTAAGTTTCAACCCAATCAACCGACTCGGATTATTATCATTCCCCGCAGATCCCCCCTCAAATCCCCCCTTAATAAGGGGGGAAAAACGGAGGTGGAAATTCTTGAAACCCACTCAGGTTTTGTTTTCCATCATGTCAATGCTTTTGAGCAAGACAACGAAATTATTATTGACTCTATTTGTTACGAATCATTACCAGAGGTGGAACCAGAAAGCGATTTCCGACAAGTTGATTTTGAAGCCCTCAAGCCTGGACAAATCTGGCGTTTTCATCTCAATCCTCACAAAAAAACTGTGCAGCGGCAGTTGCTAGAAAGTCGGTGTTGTGAATTTCCTAGTGTGCATCCCCAAAAAGTTGGACGCCCTTATCGTTATTTTTATATAGGTGCAGCTCATGCTCCCAGTGGTAACGCTCCCTTGCAAGCATTTTTAAAAATTGATTTGGAGTCAGGAGAACGGCAACTTTGGAGTGCTGCACCCCGAGGTTATGCCAGCGAACCAGTGTTTGTACGCCGTCCTAATTCTCAAAATGAAGATGATGGTTGGGTGCTGGCTTTGGTTTACGATGCTGCTTGCGATCGCTCAGATGTGGTCATTTTGGACGCGCGCAATTTTAATCAAGGACCAATAGCGCGACTGCATCTCAAGCATCACATTCCCTATGGCTTGCATGGGAATTTTACCTCTGAGGTGTTTTTAGCATAA
- a CDS encoding Glu/Leu/Phe/Val family dehydrogenase, translated as MITTSLQPLEAPSPAYICPFDQACSYLEAAARELKLDQGILEVLSHPRKVVTVSIPVKRDNGEIQILAGHRVQHCDVLGPYKGGTRYHPAVTLREVSALAMLMTWKCALLGIPYGGAKGGIAIDPKHYSVGELERITRRYTSELIKDIGPSIDIPAPDMGTSAREMAWMMDTYSVNVGHAVPGVVTGKPLSIGGSRGREMATGRGVMIVVREALADEGKSLAGTRVAIQGFGNVGGAAALLFHQAGAKVIAVSTGSGGVYSEAGLDIPALQVYAAQNRRSVVGFPDAAPISNAELLTLPCDVLIPAALENQISEDNVNQVQAKIVAEAANGPVTLIASQALEARGVTVLPDILANAGGVVVSYLEWVQGLSYVFWDEERVNREMEHLMVQAYKQVIQHSRKRQISLRLAAYTLGVGRVAQALTDRGLYP; from the coding sequence ATGATTACAACATCCCTACAGCCGCTGGAGGCTCCTTCTCCTGCGTATATTTGCCCATTCGATCAGGCCTGTAGCTACCTTGAAGCAGCAGCGCGAGAGTTAAAGCTGGATCAAGGTATTTTGGAGGTACTCAGCCATCCCCGCAAAGTCGTCACGGTATCCATTCCCGTGAAAAGGGATAATGGTGAAATACAAATTTTAGCAGGACATCGGGTGCAACATTGCGATGTTTTGGGTCCCTACAAAGGTGGTACTCGTTACCATCCGGCTGTGACGTTGCGAGAGGTATCAGCGCTAGCAATGCTGATGACCTGGAAATGTGCGTTGTTAGGTATTCCCTACGGTGGTGCAAAGGGAGGTATTGCTATAGATCCAAAACATTACAGTGTGGGTGAACTAGAAAGGATCACCCGTCGTTACACCAGCGAGTTAATCAAAGATATTGGTCCAAGCATAGACATCCCAGCACCAGATATGGGCACTTCTGCCCGTGAAATGGCTTGGATGATGGACACCTATTCTGTAAATGTCGGTCATGCCGTACCAGGAGTTGTAACTGGTAAGCCACTTTCTATCGGTGGCTCCCGAGGACGGGAAATGGCAACCGGACGCGGCGTGATGATCGTTGTCAGAGAGGCGCTGGCAGATGAGGGTAAGTCCTTAGCGGGAACGCGAGTAGCTATCCAAGGTTTCGGGAATGTGGGCGGAGCAGCGGCTTTATTGTTTCACCAAGCAGGAGCTAAGGTGATAGCTGTTTCGACTGGATCTGGAGGAGTTTATTCTGAAGCTGGTCTTGATATCCCAGCTTTGCAAGTCTACGCTGCCCAGAACCGCAGGAGTGTTGTTGGTTTCCCTGATGCAGCACCAATTAGTAATGCTGAATTATTAACCTTACCCTGTGATGTGTTGATTCCCGCAGCTTTGGAAAATCAGATCTCAGAAGATAATGTCAATCAGGTACAAGCCAAGATAGTTGCAGAGGCAGCTAACGGCCCAGTAACTCTGATAGCAAGCCAAGCGTTAGAGGCAAGGGGTGTAACGGTATTACCAGACATCTTGGCGAACGCTGGCGGTGTGGTGGTGAGTTATTTGGAATGGGTGCAAGGTCTTTCTTACGTATTTTGGGATGAAGAACGTGTTAACCGTGAAATGGAACACTTGATGGTGCAGGCATATAAACAAGTGATTCAACACTCAAGGAAACGGCAGATTTCTTTAAGGTTGGCAGCCTATACATTGGGAGTTGGACGTGTTGCCCAAGCACTGACCGATCGGGGTTTGTATCCTTGA
- a CDS encoding iron uptake porin encodes MFNHLQYHVLLSSSILGTILFWFTNAPVIAENQTSINVATSDTITAEIRLLSKQTSTKASSLLLAQAANQNNNSNGTASIHNTGTSKSNAYDSYNNSNDDSPNPMAQVNSVSQFSDVQPTDWAFQALQSLVERYGCIEGYSNETYRGNRTLTRYEFAAGLNACLDRINELIASSSSELVSKEDLMVLQRLQEEFGAELANLRGRVDTLEAHNAELEANQFSTTTRLNAELIWALEDTFGDRIGGDSDDSNTFLGYRLRLNLESSFTGKDLLRTRLEVSNFGSIADATNTVTTRMNYDNNTNNEITIPHLLYRFPVGSDFTVTAGPVGVGYTDITDTLTPPTVADDARGIVSAFGEYSPFYRQGGGGAAVNWKIHENLILTLGYLAGNPNSPTDSNGLFNGKYNALAQLAYYGDWGALGVAYSHSYAPKGQVGLTALTGSFLADKPFGDDIATSSDTIALQGYYRFSDNFQVHAWGGYISANAEVSGISDIADGKGGEVSRFVDDGSQADIWYGAIGLTFPDVGGKGNLPGILFGLPPRVGSSDVRREGDTSYHLEAFYRIQVTENISITPDFWVVFNPENDSSNPTQYVGVLRTSFNF; translated from the coding sequence ATGTTTAATCATTTGCAATATCACGTACTACTTAGTTCCAGCATTCTGGGAACTATTTTGTTTTGGTTTACGAATGCACCAGTGATCGCAGAAAACCAAACTTCAATTAATGTAGCGACAAGTGACACGATAACCGCAGAAATAAGGTTACTGTCGAAACAAACTTCAACTAAGGCTTCATCATTGCTGCTTGCCCAAGCTGCTAATCAAAATAACAACTCCAATGGAACTGCAAGCATTCACAATACAGGGACATCAAAGTCGAACGCATACGACAGCTATAACAATAGCAATGATGACTCACCAAATCCAATGGCTCAGGTAAATTCCGTATCGCAGTTTTCGGATGTGCAACCAACTGACTGGGCATTTCAAGCCTTGCAATCTTTGGTAGAGAGATATGGTTGCATTGAAGGGTATTCAAATGAGACTTATCGCGGTAATCGAACATTGACGAGGTACGAATTTGCTGCTGGTTTGAATGCTTGCTTGGATCGCATCAACGAGCTGATTGCTTCCTCTAGTTCTGAGTTAGTTAGCAAAGAAGATTTAATGGTTTTGCAAAGACTGCAAGAAGAGTTTGGAGCTGAACTTGCAAATCTCCGAGGAAGAGTCGATACCCTAGAAGCTCATAACGCCGAGTTGGAAGCCAACCAGTTTTCCACTACTACTAGATTGAATGCTGAATTGATTTGGGCGCTTGAAGATACATTTGGCGATCGCATCGGAGGAGATTCTGACGACTCCAATACCTTTTTGGGCTATCGCCTGCGTTTAAATTTAGAAAGCAGTTTTACTGGTAAAGACTTGTTGAGAACTCGCTTGGAGGTTAGCAATTTCGGTTCAATTGCTGATGCAACCAATACAGTGACAACACGAATGAATTATGACAACAATACCAACAATGAAATAACAATACCACATTTACTTTACCGCTTCCCAGTTGGCTCTGATTTTACCGTCACCGCAGGCCCGGTTGGAGTTGGTTACACCGATATTACTGATACTCTTACTCCTCCAACAGTAGCAGATGATGCTCGGGGCATAGTCTCTGCCTTTGGTGAATACAGTCCTTTTTATAGACAAGGAGGTGGAGGTGCTGCTGTTAATTGGAAAATCCACGAAAACCTCATCCTGACATTAGGTTATTTAGCAGGTAATCCTAATAGCCCAACAGATAGCAATGGACTGTTCAATGGCAAATATAATGCCTTAGCTCAACTAGCCTATTATGGCGACTGGGGTGCGCTTGGTGTGGCTTATTCGCACTCTTATGCACCAAAAGGACAAGTCGGTTTGACAGCCTTAACTGGCAGTTTTCTAGCCGATAAACCTTTTGGCGATGATATTGCTACATCCAGTGACACCATCGCTCTGCAAGGTTATTATCGATTTTCTGATAATTTTCAAGTCCATGCCTGGGGAGGATATATCAGTGCTAATGCTGAAGTATCTGGTATAAGTGACATTGCTGATGGTAAGGGTGGAGAAGTTTCCCGATTCGTAGATGACGGCAGTCAAGCAGATATTTGGTATGGTGCTATTGGCTTAACTTTCCCGGATGTGGGAGGTAAAGGTAACTTACCTGGTATTTTGTTTGGTTTGCCACCACGAGTGGGTAGCAGCGATGTCCGTCGAGAAGGAGACACCTCGTATCATCTAGAGGCTTTTTACCGTATTCAAGTTACTGAAAACATTTCTATTACCCCTGATTTCTGGGTCGTGTTCAATCCTGAGAATGATAGTAGTAACCCAACTCAATATGTAGGAGTTCTGCGTACGAGTTTCAATTTCTAG
- a CDS encoding eIF2A-related protein, translating into MNSNSPSQRRRNRGVILTEQGRRKLQEAIRAAEEEHNHAKRFSIEKLHQHIEEHLLQLNLLRRSSISLQTVQRFWREDKVDKKSLKGIFLAFGLELTDEDYTHAQQENPQYDWGEAPDLPLFYDRSEELAQLQQWVLEDRCCLVALLGMGGIGKTTLAVKLAQAKQIKAEFEIVVWRSLQNAPPLEELLGSVLQSIMQMLQEDPIVPTSLDGKLSKLMEYLQQKRCLLILDNAETILSAGRAGHCRGGYEGYGQLFQRIGKVNHKSCLIVTSREKSREIALLEGEKVRSLQLGGLKPEDGRKLFEDKGQFTGTDAEWIKLIEHYGGNPFALKMVAAASQQLFNGRIADLLKYIGQGRLVFNDIRDLLDRQFSRLSPVEQEVMLWLAINREPVSVEELEKDVVSVTSRQELPEALYSLLRRSLIEKAGKQFSLQPVVTEYVTEQLVKQVCQEIASSRERAESSSPLAFLQTHALMKATAKDYIRETQKQLIVQPLLEQLLIEIGSQQKLVILLQDLLEQQRHQAAILAGYAGGNVLNLLAHLQVNLQRYDFSNLTIRQADLQCVNLARVNFQNTAFDQSVFATSLKSIFSLALSPDGKLLATGDMDGQIHLWQMADGKNLLTFKGHEGVVWTIAFSPDGQTLASGGYDGLIKLWDTQTRDCLKTLDKHTGIVWSVSFSPDGQTLASGSLDTSIRLWDIHLGKCLKVLHGHTSAVCSVRFNPDGSILASGSQDCDIRLWDVSTGICIKTLPGHVGKICSVRFSPDGKTLASGSSDHSVRLWDVSKGTCIKTFHGHKNWVWSVCFSSDGQTLATGSYDSSVRLWNVKLGTCVKIFHGHTDEVYSITFSLDDQILVSASRDSSVRFWDVSKGVCVRTLQGHASGVLSVSCNPDDCILATGSSDGLVRLWDVASGYCTRILQGHTGWVWSVSFSPNGSILASGSDDTSIKLWDVVSGDCMTTINGHSGGVTSVSFSPDGKTLASASQDKSVKLWDIHEHKCVKTLEGHTDQVRPVSFSPNGNILATGSGDCLVKLWDVGEGKCITTLPGHTDGVWSLSFSPDGKMLASGSIDGSIRLWDTSNFTCVKVLQEHTSTVWSVSFSPDGSTLASASYDQTICLWDTSKFTCLRVFRTHSSGVCSICFNSVGNILVHTRQDEGIHLCDVETLECIKTLKVDRLYEGMNIRGVTGLTAAQRSALLALGTVEGMG; encoded by the coding sequence ATGAACTCCAACTCTCCCTCTCAACGCAGACGCAATCGGGGTGTCATCCTGACAGAACAGGGACGGCGCAAGCTGCAAGAGGCTATACGAGCGGCAGAGGAAGAACATAACCACGCTAAGCGTTTTTCCATTGAGAAACTTCACCAACACATAGAGGAACATCTATTACAACTGAATCTGTTACGGCGTAGTAGTATATCGCTACAAACCGTCCAGCGCTTCTGGCGCGAAGATAAGGTTGACAAGAAGTCACTGAAGGGGATATTCCTAGCCTTTGGTTTGGAGTTAACCGACGAAGATTATACCCATGCCCAACAGGAAAACCCACAGTACGATTGGGGAGAAGCACCAGATTTACCTTTGTTCTACGATCGCTCTGAGGAATTAGCACAGCTACAGCAGTGGGTGTTGGAGGATCGTTGCTGTTTAGTTGCACTGCTGGGAATGGGTGGAATTGGTAAAACTACGCTAGCCGTGAAGTTGGCGCAAGCGAAGCAAATAAAAGCCGAGTTTGAGATAGTGGTGTGGCGATCGCTCCAAAACGCCCCACCTTTAGAGGAGTTGCTGGGAAGCGTGTTGCAATCAATAATGCAGATGCTTCAAGAAGACCCAATTGTGCCTACTAGCTTGGATGGGAAGTTGTCCAAGCTGATGGAGTACTTGCAACAAAAGCGCTGTTTGTTAATTTTGGATAATGCTGAGACAATCTTAAGCGCTGGTAGGGCTGGACATTGTAGAGGTGGTTATGAGGGATATGGGCAACTGTTCCAGCGCATTGGCAAGGTAAACCATAAGAGTTGCTTGATTGTGACCAGTCGGGAAAAGTCCAGAGAGATTGCACTCCTCGAAGGCGAAAAAGTGCGATCGCTACAACTGGGAGGATTAAAACCAGAGGATGGACGAAAACTGTTCGAGGATAAAGGGCAATTTACTGGTACAGATGCAGAATGGATCAAACTGATCGAACACTACGGAGGCAACCCGTTCGCGCTAAAGATGGTAGCAGCAGCAAGTCAACAGCTGTTTAACGGTAGGATTGCGGACTTATTGAAGTATATAGGACAAGGAAGATTAGTCTTTAATGATATTCGCGATTTGCTCGATCGCCAGTTTAGTCGCTTGTCGCCAGTAGAACAAGAGGTGATGTTGTGGTTGGCAATTAATCGCGAACCCGTATCTGTAGAGGAATTAGAGAAAGATGTAGTGAGTGTCACCTCCAGGCAAGAACTACCGGAAGCTTTGTACTCGCTGTTGCGGCGATCGCTGATTGAAAAAGCAGGAAAGCAATTCTCACTGCAACCTGTAGTAACGGAGTACGTTACGGAGCAATTAGTTAAGCAAGTTTGTCAAGAAATAGCAAGCAGTAGAGAGAGAGCAGAAAGTTCCTCACCCCTCGCTTTTCTCCAAACTCATGCCTTGATGAAGGCAACAGCTAAAGACTACATTCGGGAGACGCAAAAGCAACTAATTGTGCAACCCTTACTTGAGCAATTGTTAATAGAGATAGGCAGTCAACAAAAGCTGGTAATTTTGTTGCAGGATTTATTGGAGCAGCAAAGACATCAAGCTGCAATATTAGCAGGATATGCAGGAGGCAACGTCCTCAATTTGTTAGCACATTTGCAAGTAAATTTACAGCGGTATGACTTTTCAAATTTAACCATTAGGCAAGCTGACTTACAGTGTGTCAATTTAGCTAGAGTTAATTTCCAAAATACTGCTTTTGATCAGTCTGTATTTGCTACAAGCTTGAAGAGTATTTTTTCACTTGCCTTGAGTCCAGATGGCAAACTGTTGGCTACGGGTGATATGGATGGGCAAATTCATTTGTGGCAAATGGCGGATGGAAAAAACTTGTTGACATTTAAAGGACATGAAGGTGTGGTTTGGACAATCGCCTTTAGTCCAGATGGACAAACCCTGGCAAGTGGTGGTTATGACGGATTAATCAAATTGTGGGATACACAAACAAGAGATTGTCTAAAAACTTTAGATAAACATACAGGTATTGTTTGGTCTGTCAGCTTTAGCCCGGATGGTCAAACTCTAGCAAGTGGTAGTCTAGACACTTCAATTCGGTTGTGGGATATCCATTTAGGTAAATGTCTCAAAGTATTGCATGGTCATACTAGTGCGGTATGTTCAGTCAGGTTTAATCCAGATGGTTCTATCCTGGCAAGTGGTAGTCAAGATTGCGATATTCGCTTATGGGATGTCAGTACAGGCATCTGTATAAAAACTTTGCCAGGTCATGTTGGCAAGATATGCTCGGTTCGCTTTAGTCCAGATGGTAAAACTCTTGCCAGTGGCAGTAGTGACCACTCTGTTCGGTTATGGGATGTGAGTAAAGGTACTTGCATCAAAACATTTCACGGTCATAAAAATTGGGTATGGTCAGTTTGCTTTAGTTCAGATGGTCAAACTCTAGCTACGGGTAGTTATGACTCCAGTGTAAGGTTGTGGAATGTAAAGCTCGGTACGTGCGTTAAAATTTTCCACGGACATACCGATGAAGTGTACTCAATCACTTTTAGTTTAGACGATCAAATCTTAGTTAGTGCTAGTAGAGATTCCAGCGTGCGTTTTTGGGATGTAAGTAAAGGTGTGTGCGTGAGAACTTTACAGGGTCATGCCAGTGGGGTGCTTTCGGTCAGTTGTAACCCTGATGATTGTATATTGGCTACAGGTAGTAGTGATGGTTTAGTTCGGCTATGGGATGTTGCGTCTGGGTACTGTACTAGAATTTTACAAGGTCACACAGGTTGGGTATGGTCAGTTAGCTTTAGCCCTAATGGTTCTATATTAGCGAGTGGCAGTGATGACACCAGCATTAAGTTGTGGGATGTTGTTTCTGGTGATTGTATGACCACGATTAACGGTCATAGTGGTGGAGTAACATCAGTTAGCTTTAGTCCCGATGGTAAAACCTTGGCTAGTGCTAGTCAAGACAAGAGTGTGAAGCTATGGGATATTCACGAGCATAAATGTGTAAAAACATTGGAAGGTCACACAGATCAAGTCCGGCCAGTTAGCTTTAGTCCCAATGGCAATATTTTAGCTACAGGTAGTGGGGATTGCTTGGTTAAGTTGTGGGATGTGGGTGAAGGTAAATGTATAACAACTTTGCCTGGTCACACTGATGGAGTCTGGTCATTGAGTTTTAGTCCAGATGGTAAAATGCTCGCTAGTGGTAGTATTGATGGCTCAATTCGATTATGGGATACCAGTAACTTTACTTGCGTAAAAGTGTTGCAAGAACATACTTCTACTGTATGGTCAGTCAGTTTTAGCCCTGATGGTTCTACCTTGGCATCCGCCAGTTATGACCAAACAATTTGTTTATGGGATACCAGTAAATTTACTTGTTTAAGAGTGTTTCGTACTCATAGTAGTGGAGTATGTTCTATTTGCTTTAATTCTGTTGGTAATATCTTGGTTCATACTCGTCAAGATGAGGGAATTCATCTGTGCGATGTGGAAACTCTTGAGTGCATTAAAACCCTGAAGGTAGATCGCCTTTATGAAGGGATGAACATCAGGGGGGTGACTGGGTTAACAGCAGCGCAGCGATCAGCACTTTTGGCTTTGGGGACGGTGGAGGGTATGGGGTAG
- a CDS encoding CHAT domain-containing protein, with protein MLETSKYNLGNAKFGGGFVGDNGTQIGGTFNEYSSNNTDVKTEVTSASASRKILILAANPKATSPLRLDEEIREIDAGLQRSKKRDQFEIKQHWAVRVRDVYRAFLDTKPQIVHFSGHGAGDEGLALENEIGQVQFLDTEALAGLFELFANQVECVVLNACYSEVQAKAIVRHIPYVIGMNKAIGDQAAIEFAVGFYDALGAGESVEFAYQLGCNAIRLAGIAEHLTPMLKKQ; from the coding sequence GTGTTAGAAACATCTAAATACAACTTAGGCAATGCCAAATTCGGCGGCGGTTTTGTAGGAGATAATGGGACTCAAATCGGTGGCACTTTTAATGAATATTCGTCAAACAACACTGATGTCAAAACTGAAGTCACTAGCGCCTCTGCAAGCAGAAAAATTTTAATTCTGGCGGCAAATCCGAAAGCTACTTCACCTCTACGATTAGACGAAGAAATACGAGAGATTGATGCAGGATTGCAGCGATCTAAAAAACGGGATCAGTTCGAAATTAAGCAGCATTGGGCTGTGCGCGTGCGAGACGTTTATCGCGCCTTTTTAGACACAAAGCCGCAAATCGTTCATTTTTCCGGTCACGGTGCAGGAGATGAAGGTTTAGCGCTAGAGAATGAAATAGGACAGGTGCAGTTCTTGGATACAGAAGCACTAGCTGGACTATTTGAGTTATTTGCTAATCAAGTTGAGTGTGTTGTACTCAACGCTTGTTATTCTGAAGTGCAAGCAAAGGCAATTGTCAGACATATTCCCTATGTCATTGGTATGAATAAGGCAATTGGAGATCAGGCGGCGATTGAATTTGCGGTTGGGTTTTACGATGCTTTAGGTGCTGGAGAATCAGTAGAATTTGCTTATCAACTGGGTTGCAATGCTATTCGATTGGCGGGTATTGCAGAACACCTAACACCCATGCTAAAAAAGCAGTGA